A single Paenibacillus sp. FSL R5-0517 DNA region contains:
- a CDS encoding BMP family protein has product MKRGLSFVLSIIMLAILLAACGNSASKDEQSAQGSDSEKSLRMALVLPEKIGVNPFFVQMDEGFKKAGEEFKVDTKTIESTDPAAFEQNLRAAVAENYDLIITATFQAEDALKKVAAENPDKSFAIVDTTVDLPNVRSVGFREYEGAYLLGAAAGLSTKTDKVGMIAAMDVPLIKKYTEGFKAGLESVNPDAEFLVNYVGGFNDPAKAKELALVQFGKGADFIAGASAVGDLGVFEAAKEKGFYTSGQDTDRTVEDPEHIVLSQLKSTDTVAYETVKDFVEGNFKAGAVNYGLKEDGVGLTYVTRDSESPLNAFVGQEVIDKVKAIKDDIVSGKIVVKDPLQQ; this is encoded by the coding sequence ATGAAAAGAGGTTTATCGTTCGTCTTATCGATCATCATGTTGGCTATTTTGTTGGCAGCTTGTGGGAATTCGGCTTCCAAAGACGAACAATCCGCCCAAGGCAGTGATTCGGAGAAATCTCTTCGGATGGCCCTCGTACTTCCCGAAAAAATAGGGGTTAACCCTTTCTTTGTACAGATGGATGAAGGCTTCAAAAAAGCAGGCGAAGAATTCAAAGTAGACACCAAGACGATTGAATCGACAGACCCGGCAGCATTTGAACAAAATCTGCGTGCTGCGGTTGCCGAGAATTATGATCTGATTATTACAGCCACTTTCCAGGCAGAAGATGCATTGAAGAAAGTCGCTGCAGAAAATCCGGACAAGTCCTTTGCAATTGTAGATACAACCGTGGATCTGCCTAACGTACGTAGCGTTGGTTTCCGTGAATATGAAGGGGCGTACCTGCTCGGTGCAGCCGCTGGATTGTCCACCAAAACAGACAAAGTCGGCATGATCGCAGCAATGGATGTACCATTGATCAAGAAATATACAGAAGGTTTCAAAGCGGGACTGGAATCCGTGAATCCGGATGCAGAATTCCTCGTGAACTATGTAGGTGGATTTAATGACCCGGCCAAAGCCAAAGAATTGGCACTCGTACAATTCGGCAAAGGCGCTGATTTCATCGCTGGCGCATCCGCTGTAGGTGATCTGGGTGTGTTCGAAGCAGCGAAAGAAAAAGGCTTCTATACTTCAGGTCAGGATACGGACCGTACGGTTGAAGACCCCGAACATATCGTATTGTCTCAATTGAAATCAACCGATACCGTTGCTTATGAGACTGTGAAAGATTTTGTAGAAGGCAACTTCAAAGCAGGTGCAGTGAACTATGGCTTGAAAGAAGACGGTGTGGGCCTGACTTATGTTACACGTGATAGCGAATCCCCGCTGAATGCTTTTGTTGGACAAGAAGTAATCGACAAAGTGAAAGCAATCAAGGATGATATCGTATCCGGTAAAATCGTAGTCAAAGATCCATTGCAACAATAG
- a CDS encoding ABC transporter ATP-binding protein, whose protein sequence is MLLEMEHITKKYGGFTANRDIRFNLREGEIHALVGENGAGKTTLMRMLYGMEQPTSGTIKVRGREVSFATPSQAMANGIGMVHQHFMLFPSFTVAENIVIGREPAAAGVFDRKKAAAQVNELGKQYGMPVDPWKKVSECPLGMQQRVEILKVLHQGADIIILDEPSAVLTPLEVKELLANMKSLAKLGKTFVLITHKLQEVMDVADRITVLRDGQVTGTLEAKDTHVEELSRLMVGRELVRMDKQPSVPAEAVLQVEGVNLSGAKDRSALKKIHMEVRKGEVVGIAGISGNGQSELIQVIAGLRKADSGRVVLSGQDTTNWPVRRIREHGLAHIPEDRYMWGAAKDASVRENGLMGHHHRLQSRGIIKAKAARTMVESWIKQFSIKTGSAETKAQFLSGGNLQKLIAAREFAQDTPFLIAAEPTRGVDIGAMETIHAELLRKRSEGAGILLISSELSEILQLSDRIIVMYEGEIAGELRAEEATEEQISLLMAGGKERI, encoded by the coding sequence ATGCTGTTGGAGATGGAGCACATTACGAAGAAATACGGCGGCTTCACCGCGAACCGTGACATCCGTTTTAATTTGCGTGAGGGAGAGATTCATGCCCTTGTAGGTGAGAACGGGGCCGGTAAAACAACCTTGATGCGTATGCTGTACGGTATGGAACAGCCTACGTCAGGAACAATCAAAGTCCGTGGACGCGAAGTGAGCTTCGCTACGCCGTCCCAGGCGATGGCAAATGGCATCGGCATGGTGCACCAGCATTTCATGCTGTTCCCTTCCTTTACGGTGGCGGAGAACATCGTGATTGGACGCGAACCGGCAGCGGCAGGTGTATTTGACCGTAAAAAAGCAGCAGCCCAGGTGAATGAGCTTGGTAAACAATATGGCATGCCGGTTGACCCGTGGAAAAAAGTGTCCGAGTGCCCGCTTGGCATGCAGCAGCGTGTTGAAATTCTCAAGGTGCTGCATCAGGGCGCAGACATCATTATATTGGATGAACCTTCGGCAGTACTGACGCCTCTGGAAGTAAAGGAACTGCTCGCGAACATGAAATCACTCGCTAAGCTGGGCAAAACCTTTGTACTAATCACGCACAAGCTGCAAGAAGTCATGGATGTAGCCGACCGGATTACGGTACTTCGGGATGGTCAGGTAACGGGTACGCTCGAAGCCAAGGATACACATGTGGAGGAATTATCCCGTCTGATGGTTGGTCGTGAACTTGTGCGTATGGACAAGCAGCCATCGGTTCCTGCCGAAGCGGTGCTTCAGGTGGAAGGGGTCAATCTGTCTGGCGCCAAGGATCGTTCGGCGCTCAAGAAGATTCATATGGAGGTTCGTAAAGGCGAAGTCGTTGGCATAGCCGGCATCTCGGGTAACGGCCAATCGGAATTAATTCAGGTGATTGCGGGACTGCGTAAGGCGGACAGTGGTCGCGTTGTGCTCTCCGGGCAGGATACAACCAATTGGCCTGTACGGCGCATTCGGGAGCATGGACTTGCTCATATCCCGGAAGATCGTTATATGTGGGGAGCGGCCAAGGATGCGAGCGTTCGTGAGAACGGGCTGATGGGACATCATCATCGCTTGCAATCACGTGGCATTATCAAAGCGAAAGCAGCAAGAACAATGGTAGAAAGTTGGATCAAACAGTTCAGCATCAAGACGGGTTCTGCGGAAACCAAGGCACAGTTTCTGTCTGGAGGTAATTTGCAGAAGCTGATTGCCGCTCGTGAATTCGCACAGGATACACCGTTTCTAATTGCAGCCGAACCGACTCGTGGTGTGGATATCGGAGCGATGGAGACGATTCATGCCGAATTGCTACGTAAACGCAGTGAGGGTGCAGGTATTCTTCTCATTTCATCGGAGTTGTCTGAGATTTTGCAATTATCGGATCGCATTATAGTGATGTATGAAGGCGAAATTGCCGGAGAACTGAGAGCAGAGGAAGCGACGGAGGAACAGATCAGTTTGTTAATGGCAGGAGGGAAAGAGCGGATATGA
- a CDS encoding ABC transporter permease, with translation MNRVKETLRGLVQPLLAVFIGLIAGAVAILIVGGNVVDTYAEMWKGAFGNFYFFTNTLARSTPIILAGLGVALAFRAGFFNMGAEGQMILGGLSAALTALYLPGPGWFVCIAAIVAGIVAGGIWSLFAGWLDARFGMNLLITTLLLNYIAIYFGGYMVSYPFKDRTGSAAMAQTPMIDQSIWLPKLFQGMGLHAGFIIAIVAAILIYWFTHKTVTGYEIRMLGSNPSFATYGGVRRIRMMMLSMVISGGLAGLAGAGEVLGTQYRFLDGSLSSASYAWSGIMATLLARSHPLGTAVAAILLAALQTGAMGMERNTDVPLEVGSVIQAVLTLFVSAQIGYSFLKRRKEKKSNATTV, from the coding sequence ATGAATCGGGTAAAAGAAACACTTCGCGGACTCGTACAGCCGCTGCTTGCCGTATTCATCGGTCTGATTGCAGGGGCTGTGGCGATTCTGATTGTTGGCGGTAATGTGGTGGATACGTATGCGGAGATGTGGAAAGGGGCCTTCGGCAACTTCTACTTCTTCACCAATACACTGGCTCGTTCCACACCGATCATCCTGGCGGGACTTGGCGTAGCCTTGGCATTCCGTGCCGGATTTTTCAATATGGGAGCCGAAGGCCAGATGATTCTTGGCGGGCTCAGTGCCGCGCTCACGGCGCTCTACCTGCCAGGCCCGGGCTGGTTCGTGTGTATTGCTGCGATTGTCGCAGGTATTGTTGCCGGGGGAATCTGGTCTCTGTTTGCAGGTTGGCTGGATGCTCGTTTCGGCATGAATCTATTGATTACAACCTTACTACTTAACTATATCGCTATTTATTTTGGCGGATACATGGTCTCCTATCCATTCAAGGATCGGACTGGATCTGCAGCGATGGCTCAGACACCCATGATTGATCAGAGTATCTGGTTGCCGAAGTTGTTCCAAGGTATGGGACTGCATGCCGGCTTCATCATTGCCATTGTCGCGGCTATTCTGATCTACTGGTTCACTCACAAAACGGTGACGGGTTACGAGATCCGCATGCTCGGCAGCAACCCGTCCTTTGCAACCTACGGCGGTGTTCGCCGCATTCGCATGATGATGCTGTCCATGGTCATCAGTGGTGGACTTGCTGGACTGGCAGGTGCGGGGGAAGTGCTCGGTACACAGTACCGTTTCCTTGATGGATCGCTATCTTCTGCAAGTTACGCCTGGAGCGGCATTATGGCCACGCTGCTTGCCCGCTCGCATCCACTCGGTACAGCTGTAGCAGCTATTTTGCTGGCTGCGTTACAGACAGGTGCCATGGGGATGGAACGGAATACGGATGTGCCGCTTGAAGTCGGCAGTGTCATCCAGGCCGTATTGACGTTATTTGTATCAGCTCAGATCGGTTATTCATTCCTGAAGCGGAGAAAGGAGAAAAAGTCCAATGCAACAACTGTTTGA